A portion of the Anser cygnoides isolate HZ-2024a breed goose chromosome 25, Taihu_goose_T2T_genome, whole genome shotgun sequence genome contains these proteins:
- the IPO9 gene encoding importin-9, with protein MAGAAAAGGPGGGGGGNGGGGGGGGSAPGPVAQGLKEALVETLTGILCPVQAVRAAAEEQVKVLEVTEEFGVHLAELTVDPQGALAIRQLASVILKQYVETHWCSQSEKFRPPETTERAKVAIRELLPNGLRESISKVRSSVAYAVSAIAHWDWPEAWPELFNLLMEMLVSGDVNAVHGAMRVLTEFTREVTDTQMPHVAPVILPEMYKIFTMAEVYGIRTRSRAVEIFTTCAHMICNMEELEKGAAKVLIFPVVQQFTEAFVQALQMPDGPTSDSGFKMEVLKAVTALVKNYPKHMVSSMQQILPIVWNTLTESAAFYVRTEVNYTEEVEDPVDSDGEVLGFENLVFSIFEFVHALLENNKFKSTVKKALPELIYYILLYMQITEEQIKVWTANPQQFVEDEDDDTFSYTVRIAAQDLLLAVAADFQNESATALAAAATRHLQEAEQAKNSGAEHWWKIHEACMLALGSVKSIITDSVKNGRIHFDMHGFLTNVVLADLNLSVSPFLLGRALWAASRFTVAMSPELIQQFLQATVSGLHETQPPSVRISAVRAIWGYCDQLKISESTHVLQPFLPSILDGLIHLATQFSSEVLNLVMETLCIVCTVDPAFTASVENKICPFTIAIFLKYSNDPVVASLAQDIFKELAQIEACQGPMQMRLIPTLVSIMQAPADKIPAGLCATSIDILTTVVRNTKPPLSQLLICQAFPAVAQCSLNTDDNATMQNGGECLRAYVSVALEQIAQWHDEQGHNGLWYVMQVVSQLLDPRTSEFTAAFVGRLVSTLISKAGSELGENLDQILRAILSKMQQAETLSVMQSLIMVFAHLVHSQLEPLLEFLCSLPGPTGKPALEFVMAEWMSRQHLFYGQYEGKVSSVALCKLLQYGINTDDKRLQDIRVKGEEIFNMDEGIRTRSKSAKNPERWTNIPLLVKILKLIINELSNAMEANASRQTTADWSQDDSNDMWEDQEEDEDEDESLAGQFLSDILSTNKYDEDYYEDDEEDDPDALKDPLYQIDLQAYLTDFLCQFAQQPCYAMFSDHLNENEKRVLQAIGI; from the exons ATggcgggcgcggcggcggcgggcgggccggggggcggcggcggcggcaacggcggcggaggaggaggaggagggagcgcGCCGGGCCCGGTGGCgcagggcctgaaggaggcGCTGGTGGAGACGCTGACCGGGATCCTGTGCCCGGTGCAGGCGGTGCGCGCCGCCGCCGAGGAGCAGGTGAAGGTGCTGGAGGTGACGGAGG AGTTCGGTGTTCATTTAGCAGAACTGACTGTGGATCCTCAGGGTGCCCTGGCCATCCGGCAG CTAGCGTCTGTCATTTTGAAACAGTATGTGGAAACTCATTGGTGTTCTCAGTCAGAAAAGTTCAGACCTCCAGAGACCACAGAAAGG GCAAAAGTTGCAATTAGGGAGCTCCTACCCAACGGGCTGAGAGAATCGATCAGCAAAGTGCGCTCGAGCGTTGCCTATGCAGTGTCAGCAATCGCCCATTGGGACTGGCCTGAAGCCTGGCCCGAGCTGTTCAACCTCTTGATGGAGATGCTGGTTAGTGGGGATGTGAATGCAGTGCACGGAGCCATGAGAGTGCTTACAG AGTTTACACGAGAAGTGACAGACACACAGATGCCGCATGTTGCTCCTGTTATTCTTCCAGAGATGTACAAAATTTTCACAATGGCTGAG gtgTATGGTATTCGCACAAGGTCACGTGCAGTGGAGATATTTACCACGTGTGCCCACATGATTTGTAACATGGAGGAGCTGGAAAAG GGTGCGGCCAAAGTCCTGATTTTTCCTGTGGTGCAGCAGTTCACGGAGGCTTTCGTTCAGGCCCTGCAAATGCCTGATGGACCCACATCAGACAGTGGATTTAAGATGGAAGTCTTAAAG gcTGTGACGGCACTAGTGAAGAACTACCCGAAGCACATGGTTTCGTCGATGCAGCAGATCCTGCCCATCGTCTGGAATACCCTTACGGAAAGTGCCGCCTT TTATGTGAGAACAGAAGTAAATTATACAGAGGAGGTGGAGGATCCGGTGGATTCCGATG GTGAAGTATTGGGATTTGAAAATCTAGTGTTCAGCATATTCGAATTTGTTCATGCCTTGTTGGAAAACAACAAATTTAAGAGCACGGTGAAGAAGGCTTTGCCAGAGCTGATCTATTACATCCTCCTTTACATGCAGATCACAGAGGAGCAG ATAAAAGTTTGGACTGCAAATCCACAACAGTTTGtggaggatgaagatgatgatACTTTTTCATATACAGTGAGGATTGCTGCACAAGATCTGTTGCTG gctgtggctgctgaTTTCCAGAATGAAAGTGCAACTGCTTTGGCTGCAGCAGCTACAAGGCATTTGCAGGAAGCTGAGCAGGCTAAAAACAGTGGTGCTGAGCACTG GTGGAAGATACATGAAGCTTGTATGCTTGCCCTGGGCTCTGTGAAGTCTATTATTACTGACAGTGTGAAGAATGGTCGGATACATTTTGATATGCACGGCTTCCTGACAAACGTCGTTCTTGCAGACCTCAACCTTTCAG tgtCTCCTTTTCTCTTGGGCCGTGCTCTTTGGGCTGCCAGCCGTTTCACAGTGGCGATGTCTCCAGAACTAATCCAGCAGTTCCTGCAAGCTACTGTCAGCGGTCTGCACGAAACCCAGCCGCCTTCTGTCCGAATCTCTGCAGTCAGAGCTATCTGGGG CTACTGTGACCAGCTGAAGATCTCTGAGAGCACCCACGTGTTGCAGCCTTTCCTTCCTAGCATTCTTGATGGACTGATCCACTTGGCAACTCAGTTCAGTTCGGAGGTCCTCAACCTTGTGATGGAGACGCTGTGCATTGTCTGTACGGTAGACCCAGCATTTACAGCAAGTGTGGAGAACAAAATCTGCCCCTTCACAATTGCAATCTTTTTGAAGTACAGTAACG ATCCAGTTGTTGCTTCTCTTGCCCAAGATATCTTTAAGGAGCTAGCTCAGATAGAAGCCTGCCAGGGTCCAATGCAGATGAGGCTAATACCAACTCTTGTCAGCATCATGCAGGCCCCTGCTGACAAGatcccagcagggctttgtgCA acttCTATTGATATATTGACCACAGTTGTGAGGAACACAAAACCTCCTCTGTCCCAGCTCCTGATCTGCCAAGCATTCCCTGCAGTGGCTCAGTGCAGCCTGAACACAGATGACAATGCTACCATGCAG AACGGCGGCGAGTGTCTGCGTGCATACGTCTCGGTGGCGCTGGAGCAAATTGCGCAGTGGCATGACGAGCAAGGCCACAACGGATTGTGGTATGTGATGCAGGTGGTGAGCCAGCTTCTAGATCCAAGGACGTCAGAATTCACTGCTGCCTTTGTGGGCAGGCTGGTCTCCACTTTAATTTCCAAAGCAGGAAGTGAGCTGGGAGAGAACCTGGACCAGATCCTGAGAGCTATCCTGAGCAAAATGCAACAAGCGGAGACGCTCAGTGTAATGCAG TCCTTAATTATGGTGTTTGCTCACTTGGTTCACTCCCAACTGGAACCACTCCTAGAGTTCCTGTGCAGTCTCCCCGGACCGACCGGCAAGCCTGCCTTGGAGTTTGTGATGGCCGAATGGATGAGCCGGCAGCACTTGTTCTACGGGCAGTACGAAGGCAAAGTCAG CTCTGTAGCACTGTGTAAACTCCTTCAGTATGGCATCAATACAGATGACAAGCGGCTTCAGGACATCAGGGTAAagggagaagaaatatttaatatggaTGAGGGAATACGGACACGATCAAAATCAGCCAAAA ATCCTGAACGCTGGACAAACATTCCTTTGTTagtaaaaatcttaaaattaataataaatgaacTTTCTAACGCAATGGAAGCAAATGCATCAAGACAGACAACCGCAGATTGGAGTCAAG atgatTCAAACGATATGTGGGAGGATCAGGAAGAAgatgaggatgaagatgaaAGCTTAGCAGGACAGTTCTTATCAGATATTCTTTCCACAAACAAGTATG ATGAGGATTactatgaagatgatgaagaggaTGATCCAGATGCGTTAAAGGACCCTCTTTACCAAATAGATCTCCAG GCCTATCTCACTGACTTCCTGTGTCAGTTTGCACAGCAGCCCTGCTATGCAATGTTTTCAGACCATCTCAATGAGAACGAAAAGCGAGTGTTACAGGCCATTGGTATATAA